In the genome of Devosia rhizoryzae, the window GCCAAGAGCGATCGCCTGGTCAACCATGTCGGCCTGGAGCGCGGCATCCTGGCGGCTATCGAGCACGCGCAGATTGACACCCAGCGCGGCAGCCTGGGTCTCCACGCCCGAAAGGTAGGCCTGGAAGAAGTCGCCGGTCGAAAGGTAGCGAACCAGCGCGATTTCGACGTCGCCGGGATTGTCGAACGGAGCCGGCATGTCCTGTGCCAACGCCGTGCCGCCCAGCAGGGACGCGGCGACAAGGGCGAGGCCCAGCCTATGTAGAGTTCTGCGAGAGATCGTCATGGTTTCCTCCGGTTGATCGTATTTCGCCTAGCGCTTGCCGCGCCTTGAGAGAGCGAAGGTGAAGACAAGGGCAACGACGAGCACGGCGCCCTTGACGAAATCTTGGGTGTAATAGGGGGCATTCATCATGGTGAGCCCCTGCAGCAGCACACCGACAAAGAGGGCACCGATGGCAGTGCCGAAAGCATTGGGCTTGGCAGCGCCGAGCACGGCAAAGCCGATCAGCGCCGCAGCCACGGCATCGAGCAGAAGGTTGTTGCCCGACGCGATGTCGCCTCGGCCGAGGCGGGCCGCGAGCAAGATGCCGCCGATCGAGGCGAAGACGCCGGAAATGACATAGGCGCCGATTTTGTAGGCATTGACCGGTGCGCCGGCGAGCTGCGCAGCGCGCTCGTTGGAGCCGACGGCATACATCATGCGGCCAAAGCGCGTGTGCTCGAGGAAGAACCAGATCATCACGGCCAGCACGACCAGCACGACGACCGAAACCGGCAAGAGGCTGGGCAGGAAGAAGTCGAAGCGATGCCGGCCCAGTGCCAGGAATTCCGGACTAAAGGTGCCGTTGGCGACGCTGCCGTCGGGCATGCTCATGCCGGTGGCGATCGAGCGGCCTTCGGTGGGAATGCGTTGCAGGCCGACCAGGAGGAACATCATGCCAAGCGTTGCCAGAAGATCGGGCACGCGCATGTAGACGATCAACACGCCATTGATCAGGCCGACGACGACGCCAATGGCGAGGCAGGCCAGCGTGGCGGTCACCGCATCGCCGCCGAGGACGACCATGACATAGGACGATGCCATCATGGCGGTGGTCGCAACAGAGCCGATGGAAAGGTCGAAGCCGCCGACAACGAGAGTGGCTGTCACGCCCAGCGCCAAGATGCCGGTGATCGACACCGATTGCAGCACGAAGACCGCGCTTTGCGGCGAGGCGAAACCGCGCGTCATGGCGCTGAAGAAAATGATGAGGCCCAGCAGAAGGGTCACGAAGCCGTAGCGGATCAACACATTGCGCAGGTTGAGCGGTGCTCGGGGCCTTGCTGGCGTGGTGGCAAGAGTTTCAGTCAAGGCTAGTCACCTTATGCTGGCCGGCGATTTCGGCGAGAAGCTGGGTGACATCGACATTGCTGTTGCGATGTTCACCGACGATCGTGTGTTCGCTCATGACCAGGATACGGTCGGCGATCTCGAAGGCCTCGTCGATCTCGGTCAGGAAAACGAGGGTGGCGCGTTCATTGGCGGAGGCCCGAAGCTTGTTGCCGATGTCGCGGCGGGCCGCGATGTCGACGCCCTGGAAGGGCTCGTCGAGAATAAGCAGCTCCGCCTTCTGGCTCATCCAGCGCGCGACCATGACCTTTTGCTGGTTGCCGCCCGACAGGGTCGACATCTCGTCCCGCTCAGTGCGGCAAACGATGCCCAGTTCGGCAACCTGCTGGCGCGCCCGCAACCGCTCGGCGCCACGATTTGACACTGAATAGGGCGAGAAGCGGCGCAGAAATGGGAGCGAGATGTTCTCGTAGATGTTGAAATCGGGGACGATGCCGCTGTCGGAGCGATCCTTGGCCACGAGGAACACGCCGGCGCCGATCGCCTGGTGCGTCGAGCGCGGCGCGTAGGGCTGCCCGTTCAGCTGCATCTGGCCGGAGATGGGTTTGCGGGCACCGAACAGGGTCTCCGCCAGCACAGTCTTGCCGACCCCGACAAGCCCGGTGATCGCAACCACCTCGCCACGCCGCAGATTGAGAGAAAGGGGTTTTGCGCCCGATGCGATCTGAAGGTTCTGGGCGGTAAAGACTGTTTCGCCACCCTCGCTGACAGCGAGATCACCGCGGCCGACGCGACGGCCGAGCATGGCGTTCACTGCGCCTTCGTAGTCGAGCTCCGGGCCCTCAAAAACCCCGGATATGCGACCGTCGCGCAGCGTCACGATTTTGTCGGCGAGCCGCCGGATGTCGGACATGCGGTGGGAGATATAGAGGATGGCAACGCCGCGCGTCTTCAGGCGGTCGACCAGCGCGAACAAGCGATCAGCTTCGGCGCTCGACAGTGACGACGTCGGTTCGTCGAGGATCAGCACCTGAGGCTCGCGCGACATGGCGCGCGCAATCGCCACCATTTGCCGGTCGGCAAGCGAGAGGTCGTTGATATTGGCTCGAAGATCGAAGGAGAGGCCCATCCGGTCCGCCACTTCGCGTGCTTCGCCATAAACACCGCGGCGGTTGAAGAACCAGCGGGCGCCTTTTCCACTCAGGCGGTCGAGCGTCAGGTTGGTCGCCACGTCGAGATCGGCGACGACGCCGTCATTGATGTTCTGATGGACCGTGACAACCCCGGCCCGCATCGCCCCGGCTGGCGTGGATGGATCGTAGCTCTGGCCGGCAAGCGTCATGGTGCCGGCGTCACGGCTGTATACGCCACTGACGATGCGCACCAGCGTGGACTTGCCGGCGCCATTTGCACCCATAAGAACCGTCACGGAACCGGCGTGCAGATCCAGATCGACACCATCCAGAACCCGGATCGTGCCGAAGGATTTGCGCAGCCCCTCCACGCGGAACATGGCTTCCTCGACCATGTATTCCTCCCAATGTGGTCAGCCTATTCGTCCAGATCATCAAATGTCAAGCGCATTGACAATTGACAGAAAAGCCTCGTACCAAGACACGAGGCCACAGGAGAGCGACCCAAGATCGCCCATGGTCGCGAGGAGAAAAATGGCTGACTTTGCTGGCTTTGAACCCCTGAACGCCAAGACCTTGCCGCAGCGGCTGGGCCAGCTACCGGCGCTGCTCGACACCGCCGGTGGTCCTGCCGAGAACTGGCAGGTGCGCGAGGTCGGCGACGGCAATCTGAACCTGGTTTTCATCGTCGAGGGCAGCGCGGGCACCGTCATCGTCAAGCAGGCCCTGCCCTATGTCCGCCTTGTCGGCGACAGCTGGCCGCTGCCGCTCAAGCGCAGTTTCTTCGAGCACAAGGCTTTGACCCGCCAGGAGGAACGCGACCCCGGCAGCGTGCCGCGCATTCTCCATTTCGATGGCGAGCAGGCCATCATCGTCATGGAATTTTTGACGCCG includes:
- a CDS encoding ABC transporter permease — encoded protein: MTRGFASPQSAVFVLQSVSITGILALGVTATLVVGGFDLSIGSVATTAMMASSYVMVVLGGDAVTATLACLAIGVVVGLINGVLIVYMRVPDLLATLGMMFLLVGLQRIPTEGRSIATGMSMPDGSVANGTFSPEFLALGRHRFDFFLPSLLPVSVVVLVVLAVMIWFFLEHTRFGRMMYAVGSNERAAQLAGAPVNAYKIGAYVISGVFASIGGILLAARLGRGDIASGNNLLLDAVAAALIGFAVLGAAKPNAFGTAIGALFVGVLLQGLTMMNAPYYTQDFVKGAVLVVALVFTFALSRRGKR
- a CDS encoding sugar ABC transporter ATP-binding protein; translated protein: MVEEAMFRVEGLRKSFGTIRVLDGVDLDLHAGSVTVLMGANGAGKSTLVRIVSGVYSRDAGTMTLAGQSYDPSTPAGAMRAGVVTVHQNINDGVVADLDVATNLTLDRLSGKGARWFFNRRGVYGEAREVADRMGLSFDLRANINDLSLADRQMVAIARAMSREPQVLILDEPTSSLSSAEADRLFALVDRLKTRGVAILYISHRMSDIRRLADKIVTLRDGRISGVFEGPELDYEGAVNAMLGRRVGRGDLAVSEGGETVFTAQNLQIASGAKPLSLNLRRGEVVAITGLVGVGKTVLAETLFGARKPISGQMQLNGQPYAPRSTHQAIGAGVFLVAKDRSDSGIVPDFNIYENISLPFLRRFSPYSVSNRGAERLRARQQVAELGIVCRTERDEMSTLSGGNQQKVMVARWMSQKAELLILDEPFQGVDIAARRDIGNKLRASANERATLVFLTEIDEAFEIADRILVMSEHTIVGEHRNSNVDVTQLLAEIAGQHKVTSLD